Within the Polaribacter pectinis genome, the region CATTGATGGTCCAGAAGTATCTTTAAAAGGATCTCCAACAGTATCTCCAGTTACGGCAGCTTTGTGAGCTTCAGAACCTTTGTATGTCATTTCTCCATCAATTTCTACACCAGCTTCAAAAGATTTTTTTGCATTATCCCAAGCTCCACCTGCATTGTTTTGGAAAATTGCCCAAAGAACACCAGAAACTGTAACACCAGCCATATAACCACCTAACATTTCAGCGATAGCTAATTTATCCATTCCAAATGCTAAAGGAGCAAAAGCAATAATTAATGGGAAACCTATAGTTAATAAACCAGGTAACATCATTTCTCTTAAAGAAGCTTCAGTAGAAATTGCTACACATTTATCATATTCTGGTTTTCCAGTTCCTTCCATAATTCCAGGAATATCTCTAAACTGACGTCTAACTTCTTGTACCATTTCCATAGCAGCTTTTCCAACAGCATTCATTGCCAAAGCAGAAAATACAACTGGTACCATTCCACCAACAAATAACATTGCTAAAACTGGTGCTTTAAAGATATTAATACCATCAATTCCTGTAAAAGTAACGTAAGCTGCAAATAAAGCTAAAGATGTTAATGCAGCAGAAGCGATTGCAAAACCTTTTCCTGTTGCAGCAGTTGTATTACCAACTGAATCTAAAATATCTGTTCTTTCTCTAACAATTGGTTCTTGTTCGCTCATTTCTGCGATACCACCAGCGTTGTCTGATATTGGTCCAAAAGCATCAATTGCTAATTGCATAGCTGTTGTTGCCATCATTGCAGAAGCAGCTAATGAAACTCCGTAAAAACCTGCAAAAGCATAAGAAGCCCAAATTGCACCAGCAAATAGTAATACTGATGGAAAAGTAGAAATCATACCAGTAGCTAAACCAGCAATAATGTTTGTTCCTGCTCCAGTTGACGATTGTTGAACGATTTTTAAGATTGGTTTTTTACCTAAACCTGTATAATATTCCGTTACTGAAGAAATTACAGCTCCAACAATTAATCCAACAATTGTTGCGCCGAAAACTCTTAATGATGAAATTTCTTGTAATCCTTCACCAAAAAATTCCATTGTCATAGTTTCTGGTAACATCCAAGTTACTAACCCATAACAAGAAAGTGCAACTAATACGATAGAAGTCCAGTTTCCTTTATTTAAAGCTCCCATTACTTGAGATTCTTTTGCGCTATTATCTTTAATTTTAACTAATAAAGTTCCAATAATAGAAATAATAATTCCAGCACCAGCAATTGCCATTGGTAAAAGTATTGGTCCAATTCCGCCAAATGCGTCAGAAATACTTCCTCCCATATCTTTAATTACATAATTACCTAAAACCATTGCAGCTAAAACAGTTGCAACGTAAGAACCAAATAAATCTGCTCCCATACCAGCAACATCACCAACATTGTCTCCAACATTATCTGCAATTGTAGCAGGGTTTCTTGGATCATCTTCAGGAATACCTGCTTCTACTTTACCAACTAAATCTGCACCAACATCTGCTGCTTTTGTATAGATTCCTCCACCAACTCTTGCAAAAAGAGCAATAGATTCAGCACCTAAAGAAAAACCTGCTAAAGTTTCAAGAACTATTGTCATATCCATTGTAGAAGTCCATTCACTTCCCATAAAATACCAGAAGAAAAAGATAAAAAACGATGTTAAGCCTAATACGGCTAAACCAGCAACTCCAAGTCCCATAACTGTTCCTCCACCAAAAGATACTTTTAAAGCATTTGGTAAACTTGTTTTTGCAGCTTGAGTAGTTCTTACATTTGTTTTAGTAGCTATTTTCATTCCTATATTTCCTGCAAAAGCAGAAAAAACAGCTCCAAAAATAAAAGCAACAACAATTAGAATGTGTGTTGTTGGTACAATAAAAGACACTGCAGCAAGTGCAACACTTACAATAACTACAAAAATTGCAAGCAATTTATATTCTGCACTTAAGAAAGCCAAGGCTCCTTCATAGATGTAATCAGAAATTTCTTTCATTTTACCATCACCTGCATCTTGTTTCATTACCCAAGATTGTTTAATCCACATGTAGATTAAACCTAAAATAGCCATTGCAATTGGCATCCAAATCATTAATGATTCCATATATTTATTTAATTTGATTAGTTTAAAACGGCGGTAAAAGTAAGAAAATCAAAGTGAAATAAAAAACCTCTTAAAATGTTTAATTTTAAGAGGTTGATAATATTTTAAGACTTTTACTGTCTAAATAGTAAAATTACCGTTCTTTTTATGCTCACTATTCTCATATCTTTGAACACAATCTTTAAAAATTTTACATGCTTCATCTGCATTACCCCATCCACCAACATCTACTTTTTTCTTTTCTAAATCTTTATATACTTTAAAAAAGTGCTCAATTTCTTTTAACCTATGAGGGTTTAAATCTGATAAATCATTTTTCTTATTCCAAATAGGATCAGAAACAGGAACGCAAATAACTTTTTCATCTGGTCCTTTTTCATCAGTCATATGAAAAACACCAATTGGTTTTACTTCAATAACACACATTGGAAAAGTTGGTTCATGCCCTAAAACTAAAACATCTAAAGGATCTCCGTCTAAAGCTAAAGTTTCTGGTACAAAACCATAATCTGCTGGATACATCATTGAAGAAAATAGCATTCTGTCGAAACGAATTTTATTTAATTCAAAATCATATTCATATTTATTTCTGCTTCCTTTAGGGATTTCTATTAATACATCAAAAGTCTTTGTTTTGTGCTCGCTCATGGTTATCTTTTTTCATGTTTAAATTCGGGGTCAAAAATAGTGAAACTATACTATTCTATGATAGTCTTATATTGATTAATTTACGCAATTGATTTCGAAACGTCTATTATTTATCTTCAAAAAAAAAATCCTAACCAAAAATGGATAGGATTCTTTTAAAAAAAAAAAATTTGAAAGCTATTTCTTATACATTACTTCTTTAACAGCTTTTATAACATCGTTTGCATTAGGAATCCATTTTTCAAATAAAACAGGAGAATAAGGTGCAGGTGTATCTGCAGTAGTAATTCTCTTAATTGGTGCATCTAAATAATCGAATGCTTGATCTTGAATTCTATATGTAATTTCTGAAGATACACTAGCAAATGGCCATGCTTCTTCTAAAATAACCAATCTATTTGTTTTCTTTACAGAAGTTAAAATAGCATCATGATCCATTGGGCGAACCGTTCTTAAATCTATAATCTCTACAGAAATATTTTCTTTAGCTAATTCATCAGCTGCTTTGTAAGCTTCTTTAATAATTTTACCAAAAGAAACAATAGTTACATCTGTACCTTCTCTTTTAATATCTGCAACTCCAATAGGAATGATATATTCTCCTTCAGGAATTTCCATCTTATCTCCATACATTTGTTCAGATTCCATAAAAATAACTGGATCGTCATCACGAATGGCTGCTTTTAATAATCCTTTTGCATCATATGGGTTAGATGGTACAATAACTTTTAAACCAGGAGTATTTGCAAACCAGTTTTCGAAAGCTTGTGAGTGTGTTGCTCCTAATTGACCAGCAGAAGCTGTTGGGCCTCTAAAAACGATTGGACAATTAAACTGTCCACCAGACATTTGTCTAATTTTAGCTGCATTATTTATAATTTGATCAATTCCTACCAACGAGAAGTTAAACGTCATATATTCTACAATAGGTCTGTTTCCGTTCATGGCAGAACCAATTGCTATACCAGCAAAACCTAATTCAGCAATTGGAGTATCTATAACTCTTTTTTCGCCAAATTCATCCAACATTCCTTTACTAGCTTTGTAAGCACCATTATATTCGGCAACTTCTTCTCCCATTAAGTAAATGCTTTCATCTCTGCGCATTTCTTCGCTCATTGCTTCGCAAATTGCTTCTCTGAATTGAACTGTCTTCATCTATGATAAATTGTAATTGTTATTTTTCACTTGCAAAAGTAAGGAATTAATTGTCATTTTTTTAAACACAATTGTACAAAGTGTTAGAAATATTCGCTATTTATTTCGCAATCGTTTTCGAAAAGTGTTAATTTTTTAAAAAATTTACTATGCATGCATAGTAAATTTAAAAAAAAGCCGTAATTTCGCTGACAATAAAACGAACTAAAAAATAGAATTTATGAAAATATTGGTATGTATTAGTCATGTGCCTGATACCACTTCAAAAATTAATTTTACAGATAATGATACAAAGTTTGATACAAATGGAGTACAGTTTGTAATTAATCCTTATGACGAATTTAGTCTAACAAGAGCAATGTGGTTTAAAGAAAAACAAGGCGCAACTGTAACTGTTGTAAATGTAGGTAATGCAACTGCAGAACCAACATTACGTAAAGCTTTGGCAATTGGTGCAGATGATGCAATTCGTGTAAATACAGAACCAACAGATGGTTTTTTAGTAGCAAAAGAATTGGCTGCAGTTGTAAAAAACGGAGGTTACGATTTAGTTTTAGCAGGAAGAGAATCTATCGATTATAATGGAGGAATGGTTCCTGGAATGTTAGCGTCTTTAACAGATTTCAACTTTGTAAATGGTTGTGTAGGTTTAGAAGTAGATGGAGAAAACGTTTCTGCAACAAGAGAAATAGATGGAGGAAGTGAAACTTTAAGTTCTTCATTACCAATTGTAATTGCAGGTCAAAAAGGAATTGTAGAAGAGTCTGATTTAAGAATTCCTAATATGAGAGGAATTATGATGGCTCGTAAAAAACCATTACAAGTTGTAGAAGCAACTAGTACAGATGCAAATACAACGATTCAATCTTTTGAAAAACCAGCGCCAAAAGGAGCTGTAAAATTAGTAGATGCAGACAATATAGATGAGTTAATTAACTTATTACATAACGAAGCAAAAGTGATTTAAAAATGTGTAACTGTTTAAGCATTTATTAATTTAAACGTTTGCAGTTTAACAATTACACAGATTAACAATTCAACAATTACACATTTAAAATAAAAATATATGTCAGTTTTAGTTTTTGCCGATTCAACAGACGGAAAATTTAAAAAAACTGCTTTAGAAGTAGTTTCTTACGGAAAAAAAGTAGCAGAACAATTAGGAAGCAATGTAGTTGCATTAACTATAAATGCAGCAGATGTTTCTGAATTATATAAATACGGTGCAGAAAAAGTAATTACAGTATCTAATGATTCTCTAAAAACTTTTAATGCAAAATCGTACGCATCAGTAGTAAGTGAAGCAGCCAAAGCAGAAAATGCAACAGTTGTTGTTGTAGATTCTAGTATAGATGGTTTGTATTTAGCACCAATAGTTGCAGTAAGTTTAGATGCAGGTTACGCATCTAATGTTGTAGCAGCACCATCAAGCACAGCACCTTTTACTGTTAAAAGAAAAGCATTTTCTAACAAAGCATTTTCAAATACAGTAATTTCTACAGATGTAAAAATTATTGGAGTTGCTAAAAATTCATTCGGCGTTCATGAGAATGAAGTTTCAGGAACATCAGAAGAATTTAGCCCTACAATAGCAGCATCTGGTGTAAAATCAGAAAAAGTAGAAAAAGTTACAGGTCAAGTAACAATTGCAGATGCAGACATTGTTGTTTCTGCAGGTAGAGGTTTAAAAGGGCCAGAAAACTGGGGAATGATAGAAGAATTAGCAGACGTTTTAGGCGCAGCAACAGCTTGTTCTAAACCAGTATCAGATTTAGGTTGGCGTCCTCATGGAGAACATGTTGGGCAAACAGGAAAGCCAGTTGCCTCAAACTTATACATTGCAATTGGTATTTCAGGTGCTATTCAGCATTTAGCAGGAATTAACGCTTCAAAAGTAAAAGTTGTTATAAATACAGATCCAGAAGCGCCATTTTTTAAAGCGGCAGATTATGGAATTGTTGGCGATGCTTTTGAGGTTGTACCTAAATTAATAGAGAAGTTAAAAGCTTTTAAAGCTTCATAATATTTTTTGGGCGTGCCCAAATTATTTAGAAATAGAATTTTAAGAAACGAATCAGAATATAAATTTTTTTGATTCGTTTTTTATTTATATCATTTTTATCTAGAAATAATTTCGTCAGGCTTTCAGCACTCGCTTTTTATTTTGCTCAAAAAAAGCAAAATAAAAGAGCTCAAACAAATGCTTCAATCCTTCACGCGGGCTTTCGTTCATATAAATTAATAAATTCAGAAAAAATAACCATTTTCACTATATTATTTTTAGTAAATTGTGCCCACTAAAAAGTAGATTGAAATTTAATAAATTACTTTTTTGTAATCTGCAGAAAGATATATGAGTTTAATAAAACTAACTATAAAAGGAATTTCCTACAGTCAAACACAAAGTGGAGCTTATGCTTTAGTGTTAAGCGAAATGGAAGGAAGTAGAACTTTACCAATAATTATTGGTGCTTTTGAGGCACAATCTATAGCTATTGCTTTAGAAAAAGAAATTAGACCTCCAAGACCATTAACACACGATTTATTCAAAACATTTTCAGACCGATTTTTAATTACTGTAAAAGAAGTAATTATTCATAAATTAGTAGACGGAGTTTTCTTTTCTAGTTTAATTTGCGAAAGAGATGGAGTAGAAGAAACTATAGATACCAGAACTTCAGATGCAATTGCAATTGCTGTACGTTTTCAAGCGCCAATTTATACGTATGAAAATATTTTAGACAAAGCAGGTATTTATCTAAAAATTGAAGAAGAGCTTTCTCTTGGTGAAACTTTATCACAAGAAGAAGATTTAGATTTAGAAGAAATAATAACAAAAAAAGAATCTGGTTTTTCAGAAATGTCTTTAGAAGAATTAAATAATCAACTAGATACAGCGGTTAATAACGAAAATTACGAACTTGCTGCTAAAATTAGAGACGAAATTAGCAAACGCTCTTAATCCGATATATATTATGAAAAAAATATTTTTAATTGCTTTTTGTTTTCTTTCAATAGCTGTTTTTTCTCAAGATTTAGAACAAGATTGGAGTTTTTCTTCTATTGAGAAATTAGATGGAACTTCAACTACGGAAGTACAAGAAGGAGATGTTTTTTCTTTAAAAGATGGCAAATTTAAATATGCAGTTTCTTCAGAAAATAGAGAAGCAACTGGAAATTATATTCGTCAGAATAACCTACTTATTTTTAATTTTAAAGAACCAAAAGATACAGTAAGATACTATAATATTGTTGCTTTTGATGATGCAAGTTTAACGCTGTCTGAAAATGATAACGTATATAAATTATCTTCACCAGAATATGCAAAAATTGTAATTCCTCAGAAGAAAGTAAATTTATTAGAAACAGATGTAAAAGAATCAGTTTCTGAAGTTTCTGATAAAATTCTGCCTAGTGAAGGCTTTTCTATAAATACCTTATGGAGAGGTGTTTTAGGTATGTTTTCTTTATTAATAATCGCCTTTTTATTTAGCGCCAACAGAAAAGCAATTGATTGGAAAATTGTAGGTTTAGGTATTTGTTTTCAATTATTAATTGCAATTGGAGTTTTAAAAATTGGTTTTATTCAAGCTATTTTTGAATTTGTAGGTAAAGGGTTTGTAAGTATTTTAGATTTTACACAAGCTGGAAGCAAGTTTCTATTTGAAGGTCTAATTACAGATATGGATACTTTTGGGTTTATTTTTGCATTTCAAATTTTACCAACAATTATTTTCTTTTCTGCATTAACATCGCTGTTATTTTATTTAGGCTTAATACAGAAATTGGTAAAAGTAATGGCTTGGTCGTTAAGCAAAGTTTTAAAAATCTCTGGAGCAGAAAGTTTATCTGTTGCAGGTAACATATTTCTGGGTCAAACTGAAGCACCACTTTTAATTAAAGCATATTTAGAAAAGATGAACAAATCTGAAATGCTTTTAGTTATGATTGGTGGAATGGCAACTGTTGCTGGAGCTGTTTTAGCAGCATACATTGGGTTTTTAGGAGGCACAGATGAGACGTTAAAACTTTTTTATGCTAAACATTTATTAGCTGCATCTGTAATGGCTGCACCAGGAGCAATTGTTATTTCTAAAATATTATATCCTCAAACAGAAAAAGTAAATACAGATGCACATGTATCTCAAGATAAAATAGGCTCTAATATTTTAGATGCAATAGCAAACGGAACTTCAGAAGGTTTAAAATTGGCATTTAATGTAGGAGCAATGTTATTGGTTTTTGTTGCTTTTATTGCCATGATAAATGGTGTTTTGGGAGGTTTAGGAGGTTTTGATGGAATTGAATATTTTGGTTGGAAATTCACATCATTAAATGAAATTATAGCAAACTCAACTGCGTACAAAGCGCTTTCTATAGAATTTATTTTAGGTTATATTTTCGCGCCATTAATGTGGTTAATTGGTGTTCCATCTACAGATATGACTTTAATGGGGCAATTGTTAGGAATTAAATTAGCAGCTAGTGAATTTGTAGGGTATATACAATTGGCAGAATTAAAAAACGCTGCTAATGCAACTCATTTAACATTTAATAAATCTATTATTATGGCAACTTATATGTTGTGTGGTTTTGCAAATTTTGCTTCTATTGGAATACAAATTGGAGGAATTGGTTCTTTGGCTCCTGGGCAACGAAAAACATTATCAGAATTTGGAATGAAAGCATTAATTGGTGGTACAATTGCTTCTCTAATGTCTGCAACAATTGCAGGTATGATTATTGGGTAAGATTTTGATGCTCTTAATTATAAAAAACGATTAATTCTTAATTGACTATTTTAGAGTTTTTAGTTGTATTCAATTTAAGAAAAATAATCTTTTGTAGTTATTAGTGATTTGACCAAAGAGATACCACATATAGAATTTAATCCTTCAACAACCAATAATTTTGGTTTTGAAATTGTTCCGATTAAAGATATCGCTAAAAGCAAAAACGAGCACAAGCATAATCCTGAATTACCACATCAACTAAAATTTTACAATCTAATTTTTTTTACAGAAGGTTTTGGAAGACATTTCATTGATTTTAAATGGTATTCTGTGCAAAAAAACAGTTTGGTATATCTTACCAAAGATCAAGTGAATGCTTTTGAGTTTTCAGAAGGTCTAAATGGTTATTGTATCATTTTTACAGAAGAATATTTTGTAAATAGCTTTTTAAATTTAACAAATGACTTTGTATTTAGACTTTTTAATCCGGAGTTATTTTCGCCAATTCTTCAAATTCCAAAAAAATCTGAATTTGTAAATTATTTTAATTTATTGTTAAACGAATATGGCAATTCCCAATCATTTAATCATAAAAATATTATCAATTCACTATTAACCATTTTAATATCGAAAGCAGAAAATTTAAAACAAAATCTAACCTTTCATATTTCTGATGCTTCTAAAGTAGTTGTTTATCAAAATTTTATTTCACTTATTGAAAAAAATCTAACCAAAAGCAGAAGTGCTAATTTTTACGCCAAAGAACTGGCTATAAGTTACAAGCACTTAAATACTATTTGCAAAGAATTGATAAATAAAACCGCCAAAAACGTGATTGATGATTTTATAATTCTTCAAGCAAAAAGAAATTTAATAAATTCAACAACTACAAGTTCTGAATTAGCTTATAAATTAGGTTTCGAAGACCCAACAAATTTCACCAAATATTTTAAGAAAAATACAGGTTTAACCCCAAAATCATTCTTAAAATCACTCTCAAAAGACTAATGGTTCAACTTTAACCATTTTAACACTCGTTTTCATCTTTTCTAAAAGTTGTACTTGCTTCATCTTTGTACCATATTAAAACAAACAAAAATGAAACAAATAATTACAACTGTTACAGTTGCTCTTTTAATAACAGCTTGCAACATCCAAGACAAAAAAAATAATAATAAAAACACAGAAAAAATGGAAACAAAAACAGCATTATCAAACAAAGAAAAAGCAGTAGCATTAATTACAAGTTTAGAAACTGGAAATAAAGCTACAATAGCATACATTAACCCAACTAACTATAAGCAACACAACCTTGCTGTTGCAGATGGATTAGAAGGTTTTGGAGAAGTTTTGCATCACGCACCTGAAGGAGGATTTAAAGCAAAGGTTGTTCGTTCTTTTCAAGATGGAGATTATTCGATTACACATACTAAATATGACTTTTTTGGGCCAAAAGTTGGGTTTGATATTTTTAAATTTAAAGATGGACAAATAGTTGAACATTGGGATAATTTTTCAGATTTAGCTTCTGCAAATCCAAGTGGTCATACACAAATAGATGGAGTTATAAAAGTTACAGACTTAGAAAAAACCGAAGCAAATAAAGCATTAGTAAAAGATTTTGTAAACACCGTTTTAATTAATGGAGAGTTTAATAAACTGCCAAATTATTTTGATGGAGATAATTATATCCAACACAATTCTATGATTGGAGATGGTCTTTCTGGCTTTGGTAAAGCAATCGAAGAAATGGCAAAACAAGGAATTATAATGACTTTTGAGAAAAGTCATATTATTTTAGGAGAAGGAAATTTTGTTCTTTCTGTAACTGAAGGAACTTTTGCTGGAAAACCAACATCATTTTACGATTTATTTAGAATTGAAAACGGAAAAATTGCAGAACATTGGGACACCATTGAAACTATTTTATCAGAAGCTGATAGAAAAAATAATAACGGAAAGTTTAACTTTTAAGTTCGATTTATTCTATCAAAATTAAAACATATAGAAGTAATATCGAATTAATAAACGGTATTACTTCTTGAACTCAAAAAAATAAAATAGGATGCAAAAAGAAAAAATAACAAACACTTTAAATGAATTGTTTAACGATTCTAAATACGACCGAATTAAAATTGCGAAAGGAGTTGCAAAGAGTATTTTTAGACCTATAAAACCTACTGATTTTGAAGAAGCATACCTTTCTATTTCTAAAGAACAAGGAGAACATTTAGTGCAAATCATAAAAGAAAACAATTTTAAAAATATTATTGAGTTTGGTACTTCTTTTGGAATATCTACATTGTTTTTAGCTCAAGGTATTTTAGATACAAATGGTCATATTATTTCCACAGAGTTATTAGAGTCTAAAGCTAAAAAAGCAATTGAAAATTTTAAAAAAGCAGGTGTAAATAATCTTATTGAAGTTAGAATTGGAGATGCCATAGAAACTTTGAAAAATCATAAAGAACCAGTAGATTTACTACTATTAGATGGTTGGAAATATTTGTATTTACCATTATTTCAAATGCTTGAGCCTAATTTTCACTGCAACACTATAATTTATGTTGACAATGCAGATATGACAGAAGTTAAAGCTTTTTTAAATACTATAGCTAAAGACGATAAGTACCAATTGCAAACAAAATTTAATAATAAAGCGGTTTTAATAAGCCGTAAAAAATAGGAGAAATGAGTAAAGTAGCAAAATGCCCAACTTGTGGCAGTAAATCAAAAATTAAAGAAATAAATGGAGAAACAATTTATGAAGCTTTACAAGATGAAGAAATAATAAAAAAAGTTGGCCAATTGAAAAAAGCGATGCAAAAATACAAGGAAAAAGCAGAAGCCTTAGAAAAAGAGCTAGCAGTATTAAAAGAGCAATAAAACTTGTAATTATGAAACATTTAATAACACTTAAAAACATAGTTTTTATAATTTCAATTACTTGTTTAGTGAGCTTAATAGGTTGCTCAAAGAAGGTTGTTTACAATGCTCCTTCTAATCTTTCAGTGGATTATATTTCTGAACTTTCTAATGAAAAGAAAATAGCTTATCGTTTTATAACATCAGCAAAAGAAAATTATTTAGTATTTGATTCCATATTAAGTCCAAACTTTTACAGTCTAGACCAAAGTTGGAAAGGAGATAAAAAAACTTTTATTCAAAAAAGGAATTCAGATAGTAGTTTTAGTAAAATGAAACCAGTTAGAATAATACAAGATGATTCTTTAGTTGCTGTTCATAGTAGAATGTTAGGAGATACTTTAAGGTTTAGGTGGGACATTTTACGTTTCAAAGAGCAAAAAGTTCAACAACACTGGAGTAATGTAAATGATTCAATAGGTCTAAACCCAAATAAACATTCAGAAATTGATGGGCCAACAATTCCTACTCAATTAGAAAAAACTGATATTAATCGTGCGCTCATTAATAAATTTATTAAAGAGAATATGATTAGAAAAGAAGGTGGTGCAATGAAATTTTTTAGTTTTAAGAAATATATTCAACACAATAGAGATGTTGGTGATGGACTTTCTGGGCTTTTATGGGCAATGGTTAAAATGAGTTTCCAAGGTAATACAATTACGTTTAAACACAATTATCACGTAATTGCAGAAGGTAATTTTGTGTTAAGTGCAACTGAAGGTTATGTAGGCAAAGAAAAAACAACTTTTTTTGATTTTTTTAGAATAGAAAACAACAAAATTATTGAACATTGGGACATTATAGCACCAATAAATGAATTCCTTTATTTTCAGCCAGTTGAGAAAATCAAAAATGAATAAATGAGACGCTTAAGTTAAAAATAAAAGTTTATTAAAATAGTTAATAACCTATTAATAAAATCACTTTACTAAATATTGAAATCACTATTTCATTCCTTAATTTTACAGTAAATTAATATACAAATTTTTCTTTCCGAGTTTACATTGAGCGTAGACGAAATAGGGGAGATTGAAGATTGGAAAATATGAAACAATATCACGATTTAGTAAAACACGTTTTAGAGAACGGAAATGAAAAAGGAGATAGAACAGGAACTGGAACAAAAAGTGTTTTTGGGCATCAAATGCGTTTCGATTTAAGTGAAGGTTTTCCAATGGTAACCACAAAAAAGTTGCATTTAAAATCGATTGTTTACGAATTACTTTGGTTCATAAAAGGAGATACAAACATTAAATATTTGCAAGAAAATGGTGTAAGAATTTGGAACGAATGGGCAGATGAAAATGGAGATTTAGGTCCAGTTTATGGACATCAATGGCGTAATTGGAATAGCGATGATATCGATCAATTAAAAGAAGTGATTTCAACTTTAAAAAAGAATCCGAATTCGAGAAGAATGTTAGTTTCTGCTTGGAATCCTTCAGTTTTACCAGATAATTCTGTTTCCTTTTCAGAAAATGTTGCGAATGGAAAAGCAGCATTACCTCCTTGTCATGCATTTTTTCAATTTTATGTTGCAGATGGTAAATTATCTTGCCAATTATACCAAAGAAGTGCAGATATCTTTTTAGGAGTGCCTTTTAACATTGCAAGTTATGCATTATTTACAATGATGATGGCACAAGTTTGTGGTTATGAAGCAGGAGAATTTATTCACACCTTTGGAGACGCTCATATTTATAATAATCACGTAGAGCAATTAGAATTACAATTGTCTAGAGATATTAGACCTTTACCAAAAATGAAAATCAATCCAGAAATTACAAGTATTTTCGATTTCGATTTCGAAGATTTTGAGCTTACAGATTACAATCCTCATCCACACATTAAAGGAAAAGTAGCGATATAAAAAAAGAGCTTTCTAATAAATTTAGAAAGCTCTTTTTTTATAATGATTTTATTATACAGTTATAACACTGTTTTCTGCGCCAGCAAAATCGTTCCAAGCAAGACCATCTGCTTCTTGTTCGTTTACATAAGCACCATCTACTAAATATCTAAATTCATAAGAATTTGCAGCATCTAAATCTACAGTTCCTTTAAAAGATCCGTTCTTTAATTTTTTTAATGGAGTAGCTTTAGAATTCCATTCATT harbors:
- a CDS encoding NupC/NupG family nucleoside CNT transporter, which gives rise to MKKIFLIAFCFLSIAVFSQDLEQDWSFSSIEKLDGTSTTEVQEGDVFSLKDGKFKYAVSSENREATGNYIRQNNLLIFNFKEPKDTVRYYNIVAFDDASLTLSENDNVYKLSSPEYAKIVIPQKKVNLLETDVKESVSEVSDKILPSEGFSINTLWRGVLGMFSLLIIAFLFSANRKAIDWKIVGLGICFQLLIAIGVLKIGFIQAIFEFVGKGFVSILDFTQAGSKFLFEGLITDMDTFGFIFAFQILPTIIFFSALTSLLFYLGLIQKLVKVMAWSLSKVLKISGAESLSVAGNIFLGQTEAPLLIKAYLEKMNKSEMLLVMIGGMATVAGAVLAAYIGFLGGTDETLKLFYAKHLLAASVMAAPGAIVISKILYPQTEKVNTDAHVSQDKIGSNILDAIANGTSEGLKLAFNVGAMLLVFVAFIAMINGVLGGLGGFDGIEYFGWKFTSLNEIIANSTAYKALSIEFILGYIFAPLMWLIGVPSTDMTLMGQLLGIKLAASEFVGYIQLAELKNAANATHLTFNKSIIMATYMLCGFANFASIGIQIGGIGSLAPGQRKTLSEFGMKALIGGTIASLMSATIAGMIIG
- a CDS encoding helix-turn-helix domain-containing protein is translated as MTKEIPHIEFNPSTTNNFGFEIVPIKDIAKSKNEHKHNPELPHQLKFYNLIFFTEGFGRHFIDFKWYSVQKNSLVYLTKDQVNAFEFSEGLNGYCIIFTEEYFVNSFLNLTNDFVFRLFNPELFSPILQIPKKSEFVNYFNLLLNEYGNSQSFNHKNIINSLLTILISKAENLKQNLTFHISDASKVVVYQNFISLIEKNLTKSRSANFYAKELAISYKHLNTICKELINKTAKNVIDDFIILQAKRNLINSTTTSSELAYKLGFEDPTNFTKYFKKNTGLTPKSFLKSLSKD
- a CDS encoding nuclear transport factor 2 family protein; protein product: MKQIITTVTVALLITACNIQDKKNNNKNTEKMETKTALSNKEKAVALITSLETGNKATIAYINPTNYKQHNLAVADGLEGFGEVLHHAPEGGFKAKVVRSFQDGDYSITHTKYDFFGPKVGFDIFKFKDGQIVEHWDNFSDLASANPSGHTQIDGVIKVTDLEKTEANKALVKDFVNTVLINGEFNKLPNYFDGDNYIQHNSMIGDGLSGFGKAIEEMAKQGIIMTFEKSHIILGEGNFVLSVTEGTFAGKPTSFYDLFRIENGKIAEHWDTIETILSEADRKNNNGKFNF
- a CDS encoding O-methyltransferase; translated protein: MQKEKITNTLNELFNDSKYDRIKIAKGVAKSIFRPIKPTDFEEAYLSISKEQGEHLVQIIKENNFKNIIEFGTSFGISTLFLAQGILDTNGHIISTELLESKAKKAIENFKKAGVNNLIEVRIGDAIETLKNHKEPVDLLLLDGWKYLYLPLFQMLEPNFHCNTIIYVDNADMTEVKAFLNTIAKDDKYQLQTKFNNKAVLISRKK
- a CDS encoding thymidylate synthase, whose amino-acid sequence is MKQYHDLVKHVLENGNEKGDRTGTGTKSVFGHQMRFDLSEGFPMVTTKKLHLKSIVYELLWFIKGDTNIKYLQENGVRIWNEWADENGDLGPVYGHQWRNWNSDDIDQLKEVISTLKKNPNSRRMLVSAWNPSVLPDNSVSFSENVANGKAALPPCHAFFQFYVADGKLSCQLYQRSADIFLGVPFNIASYALFTMMMAQVCGYEAGEFIHTFGDAHIYNNHVEQLELQLSRDIRPLPKMKINPEITSIFDFDFEDFELTDYNPHPHIKGKVAI
- a CDS encoding isoamylase early set domain-containing protein, with translation MAIKKQFLKSKPVCKVTFTVDAEEAKNVAVVGSFNEWNSKATPLKKLKNGSFKGTVDLDAANSYEFRYLVDGAYVNEQEADGLAWNDFAGAENSVITV